GTCCCTAACGTACGGATCCGCGGGCCTTCACCGCTAAGACCTCTTCCTTCCCGTCAGGCCCCTAACCTCCTGACAGATTCTCTAAGGTCAAGAGTTGCTATTAATTTATGATATATAAAATGGTCTGCCCAACGCTCGTTTTACATACTCATTTTTTCCCTATAAAATCACCCTTTTATATCTCCATCCCATCCGAACCCCTGAGGCACAATGAGGATACTCCTTATCACGGACAGCTATCTCCCCACACGCGACGGGAACGTCACCATGGCAGTGGCCACCAGGGAGATCCTCCAGAAGATGGGGCACGAGGTCTTCATATGCGCCCCCAAGCCCATGGATCCGAAGGATGAAGAAGAGGGAGTCTATTACATCAAATCCAAGCCCTTCAAGTCCTACGAAGGCTACCTCCTGCCGACATTCAGGCACAACAACCTCAAGTTCGTCAAGGAACTCAGACCGGACATCATCCACATGCAGGGATGCACCGTGATGACACTAAAGGGTCTAGTCACCTCCCATTACTCCAAGATACCCTGCGTGCAGACGTTCTGCACCATGGTGAACGAGGTCGCCTACCAATACTCCCCGATCAAGCTCCCCCCGAACTTTCTGAACAAATTAGTTCAAATCTACCTCCGTCAAGAGCTGAAGAGACCGGGCGCCGTGATCGTCCCCACCACGCCAATCAAGAAAGAACTTGAAGCAATGGGCGTCAAGGCCAAGCGCATGGAGGTCATCGCATGCGGCGTGGATCACGAAAGGTTCGTCAGGAACGACAAAGGCGATGAGATAAGGGAACGCCACGGACTCGAGGGGAAGAGAGTATTACTCACAGTCGGCAGACTCTCTGTGGAGAAGAAGGTGGACCTCATCATCCGCACCATGAAGCATTTGGACAGTGACGTGGTCCTCCTGATATGCGGAAAGGGGCCCCAGAGCGACGAACTGAAGCAGATAGCCGTCGACGAGGGCGTCTCGGACAGAGTGGTCTTCGCCGGCTT
This region of Thermoplasmata archaeon genomic DNA includes:
- a CDS encoding glycosyltransferase family 4 protein — its product is MRILLITDSYLPTRDGNVTMAVATREILQKMGHEVFICAPKPMDPKDEEEGVYYIKSKPFKSYEGYLLPTFRHNNLKFVKELRPDIIHMQGCTVMTLKGLVTSHYSKIPCVQTFCTMVNEVAYQYSPIKLPPNFLNKLVQIYLRQELKRPGAVIVPTTPIKKELEAMGVKAKRMEVIACGVDHERFVRNDKGDEIRERHGLEGKRVLLTVGRLSVEKKVDLIIRTMKHLDSDVVLLICGKGPQSDELKQIAVDEGVSDRVVFAGFVPDDELISYYSCADIFITASKFETQGLTTLEAMACRVPALCANGRAFTDVIKDGENGYLFETTEEDCARAVIQGLENIESMREGARRTAEFYSLKNTGIGLEKLYREIIESKKE